The nucleotide sequence CCCATTCCGGCCTTGCGGGCTGGGACAACAGAATATGAAAGGTGGGAAACCTGGCTGGTCTGGCTGACTACTTTCATAGAAATCAATTTGTTGATTCTCTCCCTGACAGGAGGGAAGTGCATCTCATGGACAGACATGGCTATAAAAGATAAACTTTTCGGCAGTCCTCTGGACAGCTTCACCACTGTTACCCTGGCCTTGCTGCTTGCCATCACTGCGGTGATGTTAATCCAGCACGGGACAGCAGCCCGACAGGATGAAGGCGTCACCGTCAGCGCGCAAGAGCAGGCCGAGGAAATGTACCGAAAAAGGTTAGAGCAGGATAAGAAGATCTATAAAGAGGTCGAACGACTCTTTGGGCAGAGGCAATATAGTGCTGCGCAGGAAACCCTGCAAAAGGTGCAAAAGGAGCATCCTGATAACCCCCGCTTCTTCATCTATCAGGCCAGGTTGTACTATAATACCGGTAATATGGTGGGGGCAATTTCCAGCTACCGTCAGGCTGTGGAGAGGGAGCCTGATTTTGTTGATAATAAAACACCTCTTTTTATCGGAGATGAAATAATGGACGACCTGATGGCAGCAAAAGAAACATTTGCGCAGGAACTGAAGTCGCGGCCCAAGGATAAAGAGATGAGAAAGGCTCTTGATGAGCTTCTCTACTTACAACGAAGAGTAGCAGGTGGGTGTGAATAAGTGAGTCGATTAAAATTACCAGATATTTCAATTATAACAGGGGGAGTGCTTGGAGCAGGTGCTGTTCTGCTGACCCTTTTCGGCAACCCTGTGAACTCAGGTATTTGTATTTCATGTTTTTTGGAAAACCTCGCTGGTGCGCTTCAGCTTCAGGATAGTCTCCGGATGAGCTATATTCGTCCTGAATTGGTTGGCTTTATCCTTGGCTCCTTTGTTATGGCCAAGCAAAACCGTCGCTTTCGGGTAACCGGGGGCTCGTCTCCCCTTATCCGTTTTCTGCTTGGATTTTTTATGATTGTGGGCTGTGGGGTGTTTATTGGCTGCCCAATCAAAATGATGCTGCGGCTGGGAGCAGGCGATCTGACAGCGGTTGCAGCCCTGCTCGGTCTGCTCTGCGGTATCTGGCTGGGGGAAATATATCAGGGCGGGCTCTGTGCTGGATCGGGCACAGAACCTGCCGAGCATCAACGGCTATATTTTGCCCGGTATTGGTTTTCTGTTACTGATCTTTCTCTTTCTCAAACCCTCGTTTATTCTTCAAGGCTTTTCAGGGCCAGCTGCCCAGCATGCGCCCTTGTGGATCTCTCTGGCTCTCGGTCTGCTGATCGGTGGGCTGGCCCAGCGTTCAGGGCTTTGTATCACAGGTGGTATTCGGAATTTTTTTCTGTTTCGGGAGAAGACCCTGTTGAGTGGTGTGGTTGCCATCTTTGTCTCCGCCTTGATGGTCTCCTTAATCAGCGGCCAGTTCAATCTTGGCATGGAGGCCCAGCCCGGTGCCCATCACAGCCATCTCTGGAGTTTTTTGGCCATGGTCCTGGTTGGACTTGCTGCGGTTATTGTCGATGGCTGCCCCTTTAGACAGGTTATTAAGGCAGGGGAGGGGGATGTTGATGCGGGAATTACCTGTTTTGGTATGGTGACCGGGGCTGCCATGGTTATTACCTGGCAGCTGCGCAGTACCTCAGCTGGGCCGGTATTTAACGGAAAGATTGCCACCCTGCTCGGCCTGATTTTCAGTCTGACGGTTATTCTTAGTTACCGCAAGGCCCGTGTGAAACGATAAAGCGATAAAACGATAAAACCAAAAAGAGGTACGGCTTGCCGTACCTCTTTTCCCTGCTGAAGAATTTCCTCTTGCTTAAAAAAGGAAGTTCAGTCCGAGTTTGGCCACCCCGAAGTCGTAATTATAATCTCCTTCAGCACTGGAAATTTCTGATTCCCAGTCTGTATCCAGGAAGGTGTAGCGGTATTCACCAAAGAGTTCCATGTTGTAGGCAACGGCAAGGTTGAGGCCTGCCCCAATATGGAGTCCTACCGCATCGTCCATATCCATTGTATCCACATCAAAGGTGTTGTAGTTCAGCCCAAGGAGGGTATAGCCTTCCAGTTGCGGTCCTAACGGCCCTCTGAAAACAGCGGAAAGACCCAGTGAGGTCAGATCCTGATCAAGAGTGGCGCCGTTATCCTCTATTTCATCGCCGACTTGGGTCACGGCGAGTTCAACGGCCATGTACGGGTTGACAGGAAGTTCCAGCTGTCCGCCAATTCCCAGCTGAGAGTCTTCAACATCACCGGCGTTTGAAAAGACTCCGTGGATACCGAGCCGAGTGGCCTGGGCCTGGCTTGTTATGCCGCCAGCAAGCAGGGCGAGTATTCCAGTGTATACAATTCCTCGTTTCATGTGCATCTCCTTTCTTTGTTGTTGGTTATCCGTTGATGGAAGCAAAGAGCGGTCTATTTTCCGCCTATGTTCAAACATAGCAGGATAACTGCCGCAGCTCAAGAAAAGAACTCTAAGCTCAACTGTTATCGGTTCTTTTTTGGAGAGAAAAGCCTGGCTCAGTGAGCAAATTTTATCGTAACCTGTTTCTTGACCTCCTGGCCTGATGCAATAAAGAGACCGCGAACGGTATATATCCCTTCGGACTGAATAAGGTCTGGCTGGATGACCCAGGTTTCAGTAAAGGAATGCGGGCTGCCTCCTGGTAGGGCAACCGGGGTCAATGCCTGCAAAAAGACTTGCCATTGCTCCATTGCCATATGCATTTATCCTCGAATTCCACAAAAAAGTCATAGATCTGCGAGGTGGGGCATATTCCCTTCCAGATACTTCTATAGGGCCAGGTAACTTCAAGGGTGAGATCAAAGGGTTTGGGAGAGGGAAAGGGCGGCATCTTGTTCAGCCAGATTTCCTCGGCTTCAGGTTGCAGGATAACCTTGAGGTGATGTCCCTCCATCTCCTCGTGCTGGCCAGGGGTATAGGGCTTGATCTTGTCGTAGCGCAACTTCCCTCCTGCTATCTCACCACTGACCGTGATTTTGCTCCCCAATGCCTTTTGGAGAGTCGGATCTTCCGCCCAGAGCTGGGCTTGTTTTTCCAGAGGGATTTCGCTGTAATCGAATTGCTGCAGAAAATAACTTGGCCCTTCTGATTTGCTGCCAATCAGGTGGAGTTTGGAAAAGATGAACCCGTGAAACGCACTCATTACTGCACCTCTCTTTTAATTCTACTTTGTCACATTAGCCAGCAGCCTGTAAAAGGTCTTCTGCATGTTGTTTTTTGTAATTCCAATCAATAGATGCCTGCCTTTTTTCGTACCTTACTTGCATTTGTCGAAAGATCTTCTCTTCTGAAATATCCCGACGAGGAAGGTAATGACTCAGTAATACGATAATATCACGACAACTCAACAGTGGGCAATCCTCCTTGTGGAGTAGCCTTTCTTCAAGAAAAAGAGCATAACAAGCAATACCATCGCCATATGGTGATGCCAACTTCTCCAACTACGGACCTGATAGTCCGACATGCCGCACTGATTTTTTGCATCCTGAAATGATCGTTCAATTCAGAATCGTTGAGCCTGCATATAGGCTAATCGGTATGTCGACGTATCGAGCGTGGCATTACTCAGGCTATATTTCAATTTTTCGGGTGATTTCAATTCACGCCGGACGATGAGATGCCATCTGTGGGGGCTTGTTTTCTTTGCCATCCCAAAGCCAAACTTGTTTATGCAAAATATCAACAATCAACTTGCCGTTGGTCGATTTTCGTATAGCCAGACGTTGCCAGTCACCTTTCGCTTGCTCCGCAACTCACTTGTCAACTCGAAGTGCTGCAGTTTGTGCTTTGAGCAAAGATGGTTTTCTCCCTCTGTTGCTTTGTGGCGGCGGAACAACAGGGGCGGGATTGATCGGGTAAATACGTTGATCTTTATGCACATCTGCAAGGAACACCTCGCTCATGCCATCCAAGGATCGAAGGAAATCAGGGTCTTCACCATACAAACCGTCACAGCTAACCCAGTTGAAATGTATGCCAAGAGAGCGTGCATGAGCTACTATCTCAAGAGCCAAGTCATGCTTGCGTTTGAAAACAAGCTTTTCTTCAGGGATCCCGGCAGCTAGACAACGTTCCTTGTCCTCTGTCCAAACCTTTTGGGCAGATACAGCCGGAAATCAACAGGGGTTACACGGTTCCTGCAACCCAAAGCGGCAAAAACACCACACTGACTGTTGTCGACTTTGCCCAATTGGCCAATCCATTGCCTGTTAACACCAACTGACTTGATACCCTTTTTCACGTAACCTGTTTCGTCTATATAAAGGCCCGTGTCAGGGTGATTTTTGAATATAGTATTTGCATCTTGAGCAATCTGGTCAACAACAGGACGTTCATCCCAGGGCGAACAGGAGATAAAATGTTGCAGCGCCTGATCATTGATGGTTTCGTAAAAAGTCCAATTTTGCGAAAAATCGTATTGTAACTCGTTGAGTTGCCGTTAGCGAATTACTGTTTTCTGACTTTTTACCAGGCCATCATCATTGGATTCCGGTATTTTTTCGGCCATCCGCTCCATATTTCTTTCCCTGGCCTGGGTTAGGCCCTTCAAATATTGGCTCGCTTGCTGACTCACGCTATACGTTTTAGTTTTAAAAAATGACGAAAATCTATCATGATACGATACAAGTCGACATGATATATCTCTCAGTCGTCCGTATGGAGTGTCATTAGCAAAAAAATTCTTTTTTACATTCAGATCGCTGGGCTGTTGTAAGGAAATATTGCAGCTTGTTTTTTTGTTTATTCATACCTGACACCCCACCATTTGGTCAACAAATTACAGTTTATTGTTTTTACTGTTAATAATTTTTCACACAGCCTGGTTTTTCGAAAAACCTCGTGTGTTAACCTGTTTAAAATAAATAACTTATTTTTATTGACCAAATGGTGGGTGACATTATACATCAAACATCTATAATATCAAGAATATAATTTAACTTCTAATGTGACAAAGTAGAATTATTGAGTCAAACGATGAAAGGCCGAAATCTTCGCAACGAAGTTCTCAATAAACTCAAACCGTTGCTTTGGTACGGTCTAACCGATAAGGCGATCGAGTTTTTGCTGGAAATTCCAGAGAAGGATATGAGGAGGGGCCAATCATTAGAAAAACTCATTGCCTATCTGGAAAGAAACAGACCATTGTACAGGACAAAAAAGATCGTTTCAGCAAAAAAGTTTCTTTAATTTCGGCATATTAAGAAAATAGCCCAACTGAAGACTTTCCTTTTAAAACCAAATGCTTAACGATGGATCTTCAAAAAATGTCCTGTACAATGGAAACAGACCTTATATCCCTTGCTATGCTGCCCGAAAAGAACTCGGACTTTGTAATTCCAGTGCTGTCAGCGAGAAGGCGAATGATCTTATCGTGTCAGACCGACAGAAACATAATGGAATGAGCTGGGCTAAAAAAGGAACAGTGGCTCTGGTCGCAATTTTTTTATCCCAACAAGACGTATCCTCTCAATATTTACCAATCAGACCCCGATCTGTCCCCATTCTTTCCCTATTGAATTTCAAAGCCAATCATGTACCCTCACAACAGAGGTACAATATCTTGAACTGACTTTTATTTTTTGCCGCAAAAACTATTTTTCCCGTCAATAAAAAACTAACCTAAATTCCTATAATCACTTGAATCCATGTGATATACAAATGTTAAAACAAAAGGTTAAGTAATGCTAGTAATTTTTCCTTTCCGCAAGACCAAGAGAGGTTATATTGAAAAATATAAAAAATTAAACCATCTCCTTGACCTTTTAAAATTATTGTTCTATGTTGAAAAACAAATCAATCATTACGGATAATAATTATCAATAACAACAGGCATGAGTAGAAGGTATGTTGACCCCGCTCAAAAGAGGTTGGAAATAATAAAACTCCCCCGGCCCTATAACGATGTTTCATATAAAAAAAGGAGGAATAGAAGTGGAAAAAAAAATAACAACAATGATGCTCTTGCTCGCCTCATGCATATTATCATTGGTGCTCAACGTAGCAGGTGTCTTGACACGAGTGGCTGTAGCCCAGGATGAAATTCCGGTAGGAGCCACAATTACTTCAGCCTTTCTCTATGTTCACACAACGTTGAGGTTCAATAGTGGCCAAACAGTAAACGTGCATCGGATTGATGAAGAATGATGGTTTCGTAAAAAGTCCAATTTTACGAAAAATCGTATTGTAACCCATTGAGTTGTCGTTGACAACTTGTCATTTTCTGACTTTTTACCAGGCCATCAAGAATGGAGCGAAGCAGAAGTTACCTGGTACACCAGGCCAAATTTTGACGAGAATATCGAAGGATTTTTTGTGGTCGAGGGTTCCGGCTATCACTCTGCCAATGTGACGGCTTTGGTTCAGGACTGGGTGAATGACCCCGATACCTATCCCAATCATGGTTTTTTGCTTGAGCAAGGTGCAACTAGCTATTCTCAATATTATAGCAGTGAGTCTACAGAGGTTTTTAAAAGACCCAAATTGGAAATATCTTATTATACAACCGATCCCACAGATATCACAAAGGTGGTCATTCAACGTGATAGCGATGGGCAAGATGGTGTGGCCGATACTTATGTTTGGGCAAACCTACCAGATGATAATGCTGGCACAAGCCGTGAACTCTATACAGGCCTAGTTTACGGTTATGAGAAACAGACACTGCTTCGGTTCGACTTTGATACTGTTTTTATTCCTGCGGCCATTGGTGATCGTGTTTGGAATGATACAAACGAAGACGGAATCCAGGATCAAGACGAGTCCGGGATTTCTGGAGTGACCGTAAATCTTTATACCTGTGCTGGCACATTAACAGAATCGACAGTATCTGATTTAGATGGCAATTATGAATTCACAGAATTAACGCCTGGATCCTATTATGTTGAGGTCGTAACTCCTGGAGGCTATGAATTCAGTCCCCAGGATCAGTCTGACGATGAGCTGGACAGTGATGTTGCTCTGGCATCAGGTGCAACCGCATGCACCATGCTTGCACCAGGCGAAAATGATCTAAGCTGGGATGCCGGACTCTACATGCCCTCAACTTCTGAGATCGGCGATCATGTTTGGGAAGACTTTAATAAAGATAGCATTCAGGATGATGGTGAATCAGGAATCCCCGGTGTAACGGTAAACCTGTACAGTTGTCAAGGTGATAATATGGGTACAACCACTACCGACAGTAATGGAGAATACCTGTTCAACGGTCTTGACGCCGGTGATTACAATGTTGAGTTCATTCTTCCTGAAGGTTATGAATTCACCTCGCAGAATATAGGTGGCGATGACGCAAGTGATAGCGATGTTGATCCTGCTACAGGAGTAACTGAATGCACTACACTTGCCTACAGTGAGAGCGACCTTACCTGGGATGCAGGTCTCATCCTTGAGACTCCTCCCAACTGTGAAGACTGCGAAGGCAAGGTGACAGAGCTGACTTTGCAGTTCAATGGAGCATCTGATGCTCTAGTTAGAGTACAGACGAAAGGCAAAGGCAGCATCGTAGTGTTTGAAGAAATTGTTGTATCTGGTGGTGAATTCACCATCTCCGGTCAAGATAAAAATGGCACTCTTGGAACTGAAATCACCTTGTGGGTAAATGGTATCGAAAACACCAAGATCCACACAAGCTGTTCCCAGCCCATCGGCCCAGGTCTTGTAAGCGGTGCTTTTGAAGTCATTGCGGGAACCAGCAAGGACGGCGTGTTATGCCCGATAACAACTACAGGAGATAATTGCCGGAAATGTAAAGGCAAGGTTGTTCAACTAACCATGCAGTACACCGGTGATCAGGACGCTGTGATAATGGTGAAACAAGAGGGTAAGGGCGGCGGCGTCGTATTTGGCCCTGAAACAGTCTTAGCCGGAGGCAATTTTGAATTCCACGGCATTGATAAAAATGGCACTTTTGGAGCCGAAATCACCTTATTTGTGGATGGTGACCAAAACACCAAGATCTACACAAGCTGTTCCCAGCCCATTGGCCCAGGCATGAATAGTGGAGACTTCAAGGTGGTTGAAGGATACAGCAAGGATGGCGGCTCGTTATGCCCGATAACACCAACAGGGGATGAATGCGGAGACTGCGAAGGAAAGGTGACTCTATTGACCCTTAAGTTCAATGGCGACGATACCGCCAATATCGAAGTGAAGATGAAGGATGGTCCCACTGTGTTTTCTGAATACGTTCATGCTGGCAATGAATTTTCGTTCTCCGGCCAGGATAAAAATGGCACTTTTGGAACCGAAATCACCTTATTTGTGGATGGTGACCAAAACACCAAGATCCACACAAGCTGTTCCCAGCCCATTGGCCCAGGTCTTGTCCGCGGCTCTTTTGAAGTCGTCAAAGCTATTTCTAAGGAAGGCGGCTTGATCTGCCCGGTAGTTTCTTCAGGTGAGGATATGGGAGAGTGCAGGGGCAAGGTGACACGGCTGCAACTGCAATACCTCGGCACTGAAGATGAAGAATCTTCTATCAAAGTAGTAATGAAGGGCAAGGATGGCAGTACCGTATTTAATGAACTCGTTACTGCTGGTAATGAATTTATGCTCTCTGGCCAGGATAAACAAGGAACTCTTGGGACCGAAATTACCTTATTTGTGAACGGTGCGGAAAACACCAAAATCCATACGAGCTGCTCCAGACCGATTGGTCCAGGCATGATTAGTGGAGATTTCAAAGTAATCGATGGTGACAGCAAAGACGGTGGCAAGCTTCCGCCGCTGTAAGAATAGAACCGGATGAGTCTTCAATAAATGATCGAATAGATTACGACTTCTCTTTTGTTTAAAACAGCTGAGCTCGACCCGCATTTTTCCGTGGTGAAAATGCGGGTCATTCTTTTAAATCCAGGGTCTCTTCACGTAGCTCTGTATCGCAACCGATAGGATTGATTCAAGTCTATCTAGTACAGCTCCGGCGTCAATCATCCAATGAACTCGTTGCCATGATGGGGCCATGCTGTTGCAGCTGACCGACGAGGAAACGACCGAGCAGTTCGCCTTCAATATACAATGGCATTAGGCATCACAAATAATTGGGATCAAGCTGCATATGTCTGCCCTAAAAGCATTTGGTCAATGCGGTCGATCATGACAAAATACGGACTTTACGATCATGTATTCGAGGCCATAGGCGATGAGCTCATCAAAGTATTTGATACGAATACCTCTCTGCAACGTATATATTCCGTTCATGTATTTTCCAACATGAAGCAGCTGGATTACAAACCGCCCATCTTTTATAATGGGTGCCTATTTTATCTCTTGTATTATGGTTGTTTTTGATCACTATTTTTTGTGAAGGGCTACCAAATGTTACGTCTATTAACTAAAGGAAATTTGATTCGATACCAGGTTGTTCTCATGAGCGGAGATGTCCTTATTGCTCTTGGTATCTTTTTGTTTGTACATAATTTTTTGCCATACCCATTATGTACACCAGGGGGGCTGGTCCTCATTGTAGCTACACTCCTGATGATAACGTATATGTTTGGACAATATCAAGCTACCACCCATCTTAAAGCTCTATACTATTCTGTTTTTCTTATCCTCATATCTGTGTCTTTATACTTGGTCTGTTCCGTAGTTAGAGCTGGAGAATACACTAGCTTTTCTTTTAACTGCCTGGTATTGTTTCTTTTAATGCAAGCCTGGTGGCACTACCTAGTTCATAAGTTGTACAAATCTGTTCTGTTAAAACAGAAAATTATTGTTCTTGGCACCGGCCCCATCGCCGAAAAAGTAGACTGCCTGATACAGGCAGACTCTGATCATTACTCTCTGCTAGGTTTTATAGGCACCCCTAAGGACTACGTCACTGTTTCGAAAGATAAGATTATTGGCGAAATCGAAGATATCGTGAAAATAGCAACAGCAAGGTTGGATAAGGCTACCCATAAGGCTGACTCTATTGTTCTTGCTTTGACCGAAAAAAGAGGGAATCCATTTATGGACCAACTGATTTCCTGCAAGCTTAACGGCATAAGAATTATTGAGTACCCTTCATTCTGCGAGATGATGACGGGGAAAATTCCGATTGAGGATATTAACCCAAGCTGGCTCGTTCACAGTAATGGTTTTCTTATAACTCCTTTGCTTCGAAGTGTTAAGCGGTTTTTGGATATTATTGCAGCCAGTTTATTGCTGGTTATTGTTTCTCCATTTATTCTACCGATTATTCTAGTTATTAAATGCGTATCCCCTGGTCCGTCTCTTTATATGCAGGAGAGGGTGGGACTGCATGGAGCCACTTTTACCATCTATAAGTTTCGTTCCATGAATGTGGATGCTGAAAAGGATACAGGTCCTATTATGAATTCATCTATTGATGATGATAGAATATTTTCATTTGGTGCGTTCATGAGAAAGACGAGAATTGATGAACTTCCGCAACTGATAAATGTTCTCAAAGGTGATATGAGCTTTATAGGACCTCGGCCGGAACGCCCTTCTTTTGTACGGCAAATAAATGAAATGACAAGATTTTATAATGAGCGTCATGCGGTAAAGCCTGGGATTACCGGCTGGGCTCAAGTAATGTTTCGCTATGGTTCGAACATTGGAGATTCTATCGAAAAATTACGTTATGATTTATATTATATCAACAACATGTCCCTTGTACTTGATCTGACAATTGTGCTTGAAACCATCAAAGTCGTACTCTTTAGAAAAGGCAGCATGTAACTGCTTACCGGAATTTTTCAGGGTTGCACTCACTGGTAATTGATATTTGGTCAATCATGGTGCGGTGAACGCGAAGGCGTTTCCGATTTCCTATTGTGTTACTCGTGTTTTTCGGCACGAGAAGGAATGTGTAATAAAATCAATATAATGGCAGAATGGCGAGCAGGGTGGAATCAGTGAGACAATAAGTTAACTTTGCCTTTTACAAGCAATTTGAGTTTATTTGTCGTATCGCTTATATTATAAAATAAATTCTAGGTAGTCCTGCATTGAGATGATGATGACTTTTTCAAGACTGTCTGCCAGGGCCCAGAAAATCGTACGAACTGGCCAGCCCCGAATCGGGAATCATCACCTCGTTGCAGGACTACCAAATTCGGCTACCAACTTAAGGCGGGACAGCCTGCAAAATTAAACAATTGCACAGACCTTCGCAAGCTTTTCATTGCAGGGCTTTTGCCAAATTCGGAGACCTTATAACCCGAACTTTTGTCCCGGCTTACGTTGGTAGCCCCAAATTCTATTGTATTTTCATCACCTATGGTTCGGTAATTAATTTTTAATTGAATAATTTCAAAAGGTTTTTTTGGTGAGGCATTCCTGTGCAATAAAATTTACCGAACCATTGATCACGGATTAAGGATAATCTTAATATTGATGGCAGGGCAAACGCATGACTTCTGCCATAGAATTAATAGAATATGTAAACTCGTTCCATGTTTTATTGAAAATATGCTTCTCTCTATAGTTTTTATGCAATAATGACGCTTGGATGACACTTTTTCAAGGAACTATACATGCATTTTAACTATTTGTTATAAAAAGATAATATCTCGTGCGTTCGCCCTGATATTGATGGCCTGGTAAAAAGTCAGAAAACAGCAATTCTCTAACGACAACTCAACGAGTTACAATACGATTTTTCGCAAAATTGGACTTTTTGCGAAACCATCAATATTGGTATCAGTTTTAGAAATATGGATAACAATAAACAAAAAAATCTAACAGAATTGATACCCGCATTGGCATTCTGATTTCAGGACGTTCGGAGAAGGATAATGCTAAAAAACTTTCGAACGACTACTTAGTATGAAGAGCCAGCGTCAAGTTAACGAATGAAAAAAACTAACAATATTTCGCCACAGTTCAACGCTGCCTTGCCGCAGGCTTCAAAAAAAACAAACTTCATCAATCCGATTATTGAAAAAGCCTATCATCGTGCTGAACTGTCCAGGATACGGGAAAGGGTCGCTGCAGACTTAGGGGCAAGTAAAGGAAAACGTATGCTTATCGCCAGTCCGAGTGGTGACACGGGAGCCAGTCTGCTTGTCGCTGCTCTTGGTTACTATACAGCCTATGCATGTCGACAAAGAGTACTTCTTATAGACTGCAATATGTGTCACCCCGATTTACACACCTTCTTTAACTTATCTCAATCATATGGTATTACTGACCTTATTCAAAACGATCTGTCTGGGCAAGATATAGTTAAGAATACCGAAATAGAACGTTTACATATCATAACAACCGGCAGCGTTGATGATAACATCTCATTAGAATTTCGAC is from Candidatus Electrothrix sp. GW3-4 and encodes:
- the yedE gene encoding YedE family putative selenium transporter, which codes for MQPCSVCSAVSGWGKYIRAGSVLDRAQNLPSINGYILPGIGFLLLIFLFLKPSFILQGFSGPAAQHAPLWISLALGLLIGGLAQRSGLCITGGIRNFFLFREKTLLSGVVAIFVSALMVSLISGQFNLGMEAQPGAHHSHLWSFLAMVLVGLAAVIVDGCPFRQVIKAGEGDVDAGITCFGMVTGAAMVITWQLRSTSAGPVFNGKIATLLGLIFSLTVILSYRKARVKR
- a CDS encoding porin family protein, which codes for MKRGIVYTGILALLAGGITSQAQATRLGIHGVFSNAGDVEDSQLGIGGQLELPVNPYMAVELAVTQVGDEIEDNGATLDQDLTSLGLSAVFRGPLGPQLEGYTLLGLNYNTFDVDTMDMDDAVGLHIGAGLNLAVAYNMELFGEYRYTFLDTDWESEISSAEGDYNYDFGVAKLGLNFLF
- a CDS encoding SdrD B-like domain-containing protein encodes the protein MSFSDFLPGHQEWSEAEVTWYTRPNFDENIEGFFVVEGSGYHSANVTALVQDWVNDPDTYPNHGFLLEQGATSYSQYYSSESTEVFKRPKLEISYYTTDPTDITKVVIQRDSDGQDGVADTYVWANLPDDNAGTSRELYTGLVYGYEKQTLLRFDFDTVFIPAAIGDRVWNDTNEDGIQDQDESGISGVTVNLYTCAGTLTESTVSDLDGNYEFTELTPGSYYVEVVTPGGYEFSPQDQSDDELDSDVALASGATACTMLAPGENDLSWDAGLYMPSTSEIGDHVWEDFNKDSIQDDGESGIPGVTVNLYSCQGDNMGTTTTDSNGEYLFNGLDAGDYNVEFILPEGYEFTSQNIGGDDASDSDVDPATGVTECTTLAYSESDLTWDAGLILETPPNCEDCEGKVTELTLQFNGASDALVRVQTKGKGSIVVFEEIVVSGGEFTISGQDKNGTLGTEITLWVNGIENTKIHTSCSQPIGPGLVSGAFEVIAGTSKDGVLCPITTTGDNCRKCKGKVVQLTMQYTGDQDAVIMVKQEGKGGGVVFGPETVLAGGNFEFHGIDKNGTFGAEITLFVDGDQNTKIYTSCSQPIGPGMNSGDFKVVEGYSKDGGSLCPITPTGDECGDCEGKVTLLTLKFNGDDTANIEVKMKDGPTVFSEYVHAGNEFSFSGQDKNGTFGTEITLFVDGDQNTKIHTSCSQPIGPGLVRGSFEVVKAISKEGGLICPVVSSGEDMGECRGKVTRLQLQYLGTEDEESSIKVVMKGKDGSTVFNELVTAGNEFMLSGQDKQGTLGTEITLFVNGAENTKIHTSCSRPIGPGMISGDFKVIDGDSKDGGKLPPL
- a CDS encoding CpsD/CapB family tyrosine-protein kinase gives rise to the protein MKKTNNISPQFNAALPQASKKTNFINPIIEKAYHRAELSRIRERVAADLGASKGKRMLIASPSGDTGASLLVAALGYYTAYACRQRVLLIDCNMCHPDLHTFFNLSQSYGITDLIQNDLSGQDIVKNTEIERLHIITTGSVDDNISLEFRHYHIHNLFKDIQGQFDLIICDTSPVLQNNLNIASLSSVTDYCVLVIKKLVTTKGQLKKSKNILESGNGKIDAIIVNEHDTDKSPLNQLLT
- a CDS encoding tetratricopeptide repeat protein, whose translation is MAIKDKLFGSPLDSFTTVTLALLLAITAVMLIQHGTAARQDEGVTVSAQEQAEEMYRKRLEQDKKIYKEVERLFGQRQYSAAQETLQKVQKEHPDNPRFFIYQARLYYNTGNMVGAISSYRQAVEREPDFVDNKTPLFIGDEIMDDLMAAKETFAQELKSRPKDKEMRKALDELLYLQRRVAGGCE
- a CDS encoding TIGR03013 family XrtA/PEP-CTERM system glycosyltransferase, whose translation is MSGDVLIALGIFLFVHNFLPYPLCTPGGLVLIVATLLMITYMFGQYQATTHLKALYYSVFLILISVSLYLVCSVVRAGEYTSFSFNCLVLFLLMQAWWHYLVHKLYKSVLLKQKIIVLGTGPIAEKVDCLIQADSDHYSLLGFIGTPKDYVTVSKDKIIGEIEDIVKIATARLDKATHKADSIVLALTEKRGNPFMDQLISCKLNGIRIIEYPSFCEMMTGKIPIEDINPSWLVHSNGFLITPLLRSVKRFLDIIAASLLLVIVSPFILPIILVIKCVSPGPSLYMQERVGLHGATFTIYKFRSMNVDAEKDTGPIMNSSIDDDRIFSFGAFMRKTRIDELPQLINVLKGDMSFIGPRPERPSFVRQINEMTRFYNERHAVKPGITGWAQVMFRYGSNIGDSIEKLRYDLYYINNMSLVLDLTIVLETIKVVLFRKGSM